The Polyangium mundeleinium genome contains the following window.
CGGTCGTGTGGGTGCTCGTGATGGAGCGGCTCGGGATGAACGCGAAGACCGCGACGGCGATGCCGACCACGATGTCGTTCGCCACGGCGTTTCGGCCGAAGTACCCGAGGACGAACGGCGCGATGATCAGCCACGCGCCGAGCACGACGTTCACGAACCGGGCCTTCGGCGCCCAGAGCGCGACGATTGCCGAGGCCGCGATCAGGATGCCGAGCAGGCGGTCATTGTTCACGGCGTAGGCATCGACGTATCCGAGCAGCGCCGGGGCGATGAGCAGCCAGATACCCAGTGCGACATTGATCCATCGG
Protein-coding sequences here:
- a CDS encoding SPW repeat domain-containing protein; protein product: MTWPRWINVALGIWLLIAPALLGYVDAYAVNNDRLLGILIAASAIVALWAPKARFVNVVLGAWLIIAPFVLGYFGRNAVANDIVVGIAVAVFAFIPSRSITSTHTTAGPGDLS